The Hypomesus transpacificus isolate Combined female chromosome 2, fHypTra1, whole genome shotgun sequence genome window below encodes:
- the LOC124475721 gene encoding LOW QUALITY PROTEIN: hyaluronan synthase 1-like (The sequence of the model RefSeq protein was modified relative to this genomic sequence to represent the inferred CDS: inserted 2 bases in 1 codon), whose translation HRLPDQRGSYKEGNPRKLQEQRNIGCIEDTAPKAACTFTKTIGLTISAYQEDPAYLRECLHSIRGLNYPPELLRVIMVVDGNSEDDLYMLEMFREVFADQDPGCYVWKNNYHTWDPTREGGVAGANGPGGDAGYGIGPSEEXEVEVLINSRRFVCIMQKWGGKREVMYTVFKALGSSVDYIQVCDSDTKLDTLATLELCKVLESDPSYGAVGGDVMILNLKESYISFMSSLRYWMAFNIERACQSFFNCVSCISGPLGLYRNDLLQQFLESWYNQMFLGTHCTFGDDRHLTNRMLSMGYATKYTAHSKCYTETPAQFLRWLSQQTRWTKSYFREWLYNAMWWHKHHLWMTYEAIVSGIFPFFVTATIIQLFWTGTLWDILWVLCCIQLIGLVKAAYACLLRKDLVMVFMSLYSALYMTSLLPAKYFAILTMNKSSWGTSGRLKKAGNYMPLLPLSVWAAILLSGLSFTIYKETQKDWNSAAKIEETKFLIFGSVAYVCYWLFMVILYWVWFRRVCRKRSQSYNVSV comes from the exons CACAGATTGCCAGACCAAAGAGGAAGTTACAAAGAGGGGAACCCTCGAAAACTTCAGGAACAAAGGAACATTGGATGCATAGAAG acacaGCCCCTAAGGCAGCCTGCACCTTCACCAAGACCATCGGCCTCACCATCTCCGCCTACCAGGAGGACCCGGCCTACCTCCGGGAGTGCCTCCACTCCATCCGGGGTCTCAATTACCCCCCGGAGCTGCTACGGGTCATCATGGTGGTGGATGGAAACTCAGAGGACGACCTGTACATGCTGGAGATGTTCCGGGAGGTGTTTGCCGACCAGGACCCTGGCTGCTATGTGTGGAAGAACAACTACCACACTTGGGACCCCACCAGAGAAGGGGGTGTGGCCGGAGCGAACGGCCCAGGGGGAGATGCTGGTTATGGGATAGGACcctcagagga ggaggtggaggtcctGATCAACAGCAGGAGATTTGTGTGCATCATGCAGAAGTGGGGCGGGAAGAGGGAGGTCATGTACACAGTATTCAAGGCCTTGGGGTCCTCGGTAGACTACATACAG GTGTGTGATTCTGACACCAAGCTGGATACTCTGGCCACACTAGAGCTGTGCAAAGTGCTGGAGAGCGACCCCAGCTACGGTGCGGTGGGAGGAGACGTGATGATCCTGAACCTGAAGGAGTCCTACATCAGCTTCATGAGCAGCCTCAGGTACTGGATGGCCTTCAACATCGAGAGGGCCTGCCAATCCTTCTTCAACTGCGTCTCCTGCATCAGCGGGCCCCTGG GACTGTACAGGAATGACCTTCTCCAGCAGTTTCTAGAGTCCTGGTACAATCAGATGTTCCTGGGAACTCACTGCACATTCGGGGATGACAGGCACCTCACCAACCGAATGCTCAGTATGGGCTACGCCACTAA GTACACCGCACACTCCAAGTGCTACACGGAGACTCCTGCTCAGTTCTTACGCTGGCTCAGCCAGCAGACACGCTGGACCAAGTCCTACTTTAGGGAATGGCTGTACAATGCCATGTGGTGGCACAAGCACCACCTCTGGATGACCTACGAGGCCATCGTCTCTGGCATCTTCCCCTTCTTCGTCACGGCGACCATCATCCAGTTATTCTGGACGGGCACCTTGTGGGACATCCTCTGGGTCCTGTGCTGCATCCAGCTGATTGGTCTGGTGAAGGCAGCGTACGCCTGCCTGCTGCGAAAAGACCTGGTGATGGTGTTCATGTCCCTGTACTCCGCCCTTTACATGACCAGCCTGCTGCCTGCCAAGTACTTTGCCATCCTCACCATGAACAAGAGCAGCTGGGGGACCTCCGGCAGACTCAAGAAGGCGGGGAACTACatgcccctgctccccctgtcGGTGTGGGCGGCCATCTTGTTGAGTGGGCTGTCCTTCACCATCTACAAGGAGACCCAGAAGGACTGGAACAGTGCAGCTAAGATTGAGGAAACCAAGTTTCTGATATTCGGTTCTGTTGCCTATGTGTGTTACTGGCTCTTCATGGTCATCCTCTACTGGGTGTGGTTCCGCAGGGTCTGCCGGAAACGCTCCCAGAGTTACAATGTCAGTGTGTAG